GGTACGGCGACGTGCGCGGCAAGACCGGCACGGCGCAGTTCGGCGACGGGCGTGGCGCGCACGGCTGGTTCACCGGCTACCGCGGCGAGGTGGCGTTCGCGGTGCTGGTGGAGAACGCGGGCTCGTCCGGGCCCGCGCTGGCGGTGAGCGGCCGGTTCCTCAGCGCGGTCTGAAGAACTCGCGGAACTCGTCGACGATGGTGGGTCCACCGTCCGGCTGCGCGACGATCCGCACGGGGTCACCGGCTCGGACCGGGCCCGGCGTGATCACCCGCAGGTAGGCGCCGGGGCGGGCGTGCTCGACGAAACGCTTGATCCACCGCGCCTCGGCGATTTTCCCGGCGAAGGTCGCGCACGGCACGCGCGGGCTGCTGACCTCCAGCACCAGCTCGTCGCCGACGAGCCAGCGCTGCCCGATCGGGGCCTCGGTGAGATCCAGCC
The genomic region above belongs to Amycolatopsis sp. YIM 10 and contains:
- a CDS encoding MOSC domain-containing protein; the protein is MPTTGFHKRPVPGPVHVRVPGPAGSGLDGDHVGDHRNHGGEEQAVLAHAAEDLARWSRLLGRDLPPGAFGENLTTVGLDLTEAPIGQRWLVGDELVLEVSSPRVPCATFAGKIAEARWIKRFVEHARPGAYLRVITPGPVRAGDPVRIVAQPDGGPTIVDEFREFFRPR